In Raphanus sativus cultivar WK10039 chromosome 5, ASM80110v3, whole genome shotgun sequence, the following proteins share a genomic window:
- the LOC108860613 gene encoding root meristem growth factor 10-like — MLRTTLFNFFVIVFVILSRTYLCECRRLGSMEKNLHVNCDNLIAKNNEEIKKLEAPSTNDTKTLSSKAPIEDAVGDHGEINEENTKDDCRVNRASLVKTSVSSKRVSRTWKVPKHSKKLPRPDQEHPEFNLDYMQPTTHPPHHN; from the exons ATGTTGAGGACTACTTTGTTCAATTTCTTTGTTATTGTGTTTGTCATCCTTTCTCGGACTTACTTATGCGAGTGTCGCCGTCTTGGATCCATGGAGAAGAACCTTCATGTGAATTGCGATAACTTAATTGCAAAG AACAACGAAGAGATTAAAAAGCTAGAAGCCCCGTCGACAAACGACACGAAAACCTTATCAAGCAAAGCACCGATCGAAGACGCCGTAGGTGATCATGGTGAGATCAACGAGGAGAATACGAAGGACGATTGCAGAGTAAACCGAGCTTCACTGGTCAAAACAAGTGTGTCGTCAAAAAGAGTCTCGAGAACTTGGAAAGTTCCCAAACATTCAAAGAAGCTGCCTAGGCCGGATCAGGAACATCCCGAATTCAATCTTGACTATATGCAGCCCACCACGCACCCACCTCATCATAATTAA
- the LOC108859597 gene encoding spindle and kinetochore-associated protein 1 homolog — protein MEGKQAGSSLDSLISSFNKRVSELQELVIARNMYPASSVPDLTAIDAALSSMELQVQSIKDRLREETEAIPKAKKLIEASLKQQEKLQKMCVYAPSHFPDKTTMLNSDINRCLLQENVKKHEQSSALRSLQSEEEVSVLPKEKKGRGSSPPLWYITVEELNSLSSYMRGRLTLEKVNAAVNDMASYAEANANLVSAPKQKLAENLWEKALKLRDIVTTGAVKGKHFFLETDMKGPTLKLDNTGKAILTVLRHLGRVSETRIGPNRVIILMKPN, from the exons ATGGAGGGAAAGCAAGCCGGATCGTCTCTAGATTCGTTGATATCTTCTTTCAACAAACGAGTCTCCGAGTTGCAGGAACTCGTCATCGCCCGGAACA TGTATCCGGCGAGCAGCGTCCCAGATTTAACGGCGATCGACGCGGCGTTGAGCTCGATGGAGCTTCAGGTACAGTCGATCAAGGATCGGCTGCGTGAAGAGACCGAAGCTATTCCAAAAGCTAAG AAACTAATTGAGGCATCGCTGAAACAACAAGAGAAGCTGCAGAAGATGTGTGTTTATGCACCGTCTCACTTTCCTGATAAGACTACGATGTTGAATTCAGATATTAACAGATG TTTGCTTCAAGAAAATGTCAAGAAGCACGAACAGAGTTCTGCTCTTAGGTCCTTGCAATCTGAGGAGGAAGTATCTGTTTTACCCAAG GAGAAGAAAGGTCGTGGGTCTTCTCCTCCGCTTTGGTACATAACTGTTGAGGAACTCAATTCCCTCTCATC ATACATGAGAGGAAGGCTCACCCTAGAGAAAGTGAATGCGGCTGTCAATGACATGGCTTCATACGCTGAAGCAAATGCTAATCTTGTTTCAGCTCCAAAACAAAAG CTTGCGGAAAACCTCTGGGAGAAAGCACTG AAACTGCGAGACATTGTAACAACGGGTGCAGTGAAGGGAAAACATTTCTTTCTTGAAACTGACATGAAGGGGCCAACGTTGAAGCTAGACAACACAGGCAAAGCAATACTTACT GTTCTTAGACACCTTGGTCGTGTTAGTGAGACTCGCATCGGTCCGAACCGCGTCATCATTCTTATGAAGCCTAATTAG
- the LOC108860371 gene encoding subtilisin-like protease SBT4.8: MEKLPANLFGLLTCVLALVLSSVSAVTDDPQDKQVYIVYMGSLPSGLEYRPMSHHMNILQEITGESSINGRLVRSYKRSFNGFAAWLSEPERQRIAEMEGVVSVFRSKKLKLQTTASWDFMGLKEGKNTKRNLTVESDTIVGVIDTGIWPESESFSDKGFGPPPSKWKGVCSGGKNFTCNNKVIGARDYEGEGTRDLDGHGSHTSSIVAGNAVAGASFFGIGNGTARGGVPAARIAAYKCCDSTGCNSDAILSAFDDAIADGVDLISISVGGVAIRYDEDTTAIGAFHAMARGILTVNSAGNEGPNPNSVGSVAPWILTVGASTTNREFLTEVVIQNGKTLGRSVNSFDLEGKNYPLVYARSNVKGKILVSRELVSSDVAVATIIKDNRNFAIINSHPLSALSPDDFEFLVSYVNSTKSRQGTVLKTETDFNQKAPKIASFSSRGPNPIAVDLLKPDITAPGVEILAAYSPLGSPSGERDQRHVKYSVISGTSMSCPHVAGVAAYIRTFHPDWSPAAIQSAIMTTAWSMNASETGVASTEFAYGAGHVDPIAALNPGLVYELDKADHITFLCGLNYTSKALKLITGEAVTCTGNTLPRNLNYPSMSAKLSKTNSSFTVTFNRTVTNVGTPNSTYKPKIVLNHGTKLSVEVSPNVLFMKSVKEKQSFTVTVSGSNIDPELPSSASLIWSDGTHKVRSPIVVYTDVSQ; this comes from the exons ATGGAGAAATTACCAGCAAACTTATTTGGTCTCCTCACATGTGTACTCGCCTTGGTCTTGAGTTCAGTCTCAGCAGTTACAGATGATCCTCAAGATAAACAG GTGTATATTGTCTACATGGGATCACTTCCGTCTGGGCTAGAGTACAGACCAATGTCTCATCACATGAACATCCTACAAGAGATCACAGGAGAAAG TTCGATCAACGGTCGTTTGGTGAGAAGTTACAAGAGGAGTTTCAATGGGTTCGCTGCCTGGCTCTCTGAGCCAGAACGACAAAGAATAGCCG AAATGGAAGGAGTTGTGTCTGTGTTCCGGAGCAAGAAGTTAAAACTCCAAACGACTGCGTCTTGGGACTTCATGGGGTTAAAGGAAGGAAAGAATACAAAGCGAAACTTGACCGTAGAGAGTGATACTATTGTCGGAGTCATTGACACTGGTATTTGGCCAGAATCCGAGAGCTTCTCGGACAAAGGCTTTGGTCCTCCTCCAAGTAAATGGAAAGGTGTTTGTTCAGGCGGCAAAAACTTCACTTGCAACAa CAAGGTGATCGGAGCAAGAGACTACGAAGGCGAAGGCACTAGGGACCTGGACGGCCACGGTTCACACACATCATCCATTGTGGCTGGAAACGCAGTTGCGGGGGCAAGCTTCTTTGGAATCGGCAACGGAACCGCTAGAGGCGGCGTTCCAGCTGCTAGAATCGCTGCTTACAAATGCTGCGACAGCACAGGGTGTAACTCAGATGCTATACTGTCTGCATTCGACGACGCGATAGCAGATGGTGTGGACCTCATCAGCATCTCCGTCGGGGGAGTTGCCATTAGGTACGACGAGGACACAACCGCCATCGGGGCTTTCCACGCTATGGCCAGAGGGATCCTCACTGTGAACTCAGCCGGTAACGAAGGTCCAAACCCAAACTCAGTCGGTAGCGTTGCGCCGTGGATATTAACCGTTGGAGCCAGCACAACGAACCGTGAGTTTCTGACCGAAGTTGTTATCCAAAACGGCAAGACACTT GGGAGATCAGTGAATTCTTTTGATCTGGAAGGAAAAAACTATCCTCTTGTCTACGCAAGATCTAATGTCAAGGGAAAAATATTAGTGAGCAGAGAATTAGTTAGTTCAGATGTAGCTGTTGCAACCATAATTAAAGACAACAGAAACTTTGCCATCATTAACTCTCATCCCCTCTCTGCTCTATCACCGGATGACTTTGAGTTTCTTGTCTCTTACGTTAACTCCACAAA GTCCAGGCAAGGCACTGTTCTAAAAACTGAGACAGACTTCAATCAGAAAGCTCCAAAAATTGCTTCCTTTTCTTCTCGTGGTCCAAACCCTATCGCTGTTGACCTTCTTAAG CCGGACATAACAGCACCAGGAGTGGAGATTCTCGCTGCGTATTCACCTTTGGGTTCACCTTCAGGAGAGAGGGACCAGAGACATGTGAAGTACTCTGTTATATCTGGAACTTCAATGTCTTGTCCACACGTTGCTGGCGTGGCTGCCTACATCAGGACTTTTCATCCTGACTGGTCTCCAGCTGCGATACAATCTGCCATCATGACAACCG CTTGGTCGATGAATGCTTCTGAAACTGGAGTTGCATCAACCGAGTTTGCTTATGGAGCTGGCCATGTCGACCCGATAGCGGCTCTGAATCCTGGACTTGTCTATGAACTGGACAAAGCAGACCACATCACCTTTCTCTGCGGCTTGAACTACACTTCTAAAGCCCTTAAACTCATTACTGGTGAAGCTGTCACTTGCACTGGAAATACCTTGCCAAGAAACCTGAACTATCCTTCAATGTCGGCTAAACTTTCAAAAACTAATAGCTCCTTCACCGTTACTTTCAACAGAACCGTCACCAACGTCGGTACCCCCAACTCTACATACAAACCGAAGATTGTCTTAAATCACGGGACTAAGCTCAGTGTCGAGGTTTCACCTAATGTACTGTTTATGAAGTCGGTGAAGGAGAAGCAGTCTTTCACCGTGACTGTTTCAGGCAGCAATATCGACCCAGAGCTGCCTTCTTCTGCAAGTTTAATTTGGTCTGATGGCACCCATAAAGTTAGAAGCCCCATTGTTGTTTATACTGATGTTTCCCAATGA
- the LOC108859800 gene encoding protein RGF1 INDUCIBLE TRANSCRIPTION FACTOR 1, with the protein METREFPAWLEVLLKEKFFNACLDHEEEKKNEKNILCIDCRLSICPHCLPSHTSHRLLRIRRYMYNDVLRVDDGSKLMDCSLIQPYKVNSSKVVFINERPHSQFRGSGNYCSTCDRSLQSPYLFCSLSCKISDVIIGQRGLSGFIRVCNSLNLTDDENGGVDMFLCQALACTAATDIVRKKRSSLTTTTCRIVTTAVSSADIEAPANFLNRRKNMPPQRAPLY; encoded by the exons ATGGAGACAAGAGAATTCCCTGCATGGCTCGAGGTTTTGCTAAAGGAGAAGTTTTTCAACGCTTGTTTGGACcatgaagaagaaaagaagaacgAGAAAAACATCTTGTGTATCGACTGTCGTCTTAGCATCTGCCCTCACTGTCTCCCTTCACACACCTCTCATCGTCTTCTTCGG ATCAGGAGGTATATGTACAACGACGTTTTGAGGGTAGACGATGGTTCGAAGCTAATGGACTGCTCTTTGATTCAG CCATACAAAGTGAACAGTTCGAAAGTTGTGTTCATCAATGAAAGGCCTCACTCGCAATTTCGTGGTTCCGGCAACTATTGCAGCACTTGTGACCGGTCTCTTCAGTCTCCTTACCTCTTCTGCTCTCTCTCCTGCAAG ATAAGTGACGTCATAATAGGACAAAGAGGACTTTCGGGGTTTATCCGCGTCTGCAACTCTCTTAACTTAACCGACGATGAGAATGGAGGAGTTGACATGTTCTTGTGTCAGGCGCTCGCTTGCACCGCTGCAACTGATATCGTTCGCAAGAAGAGAAGCAGCTTGACTACGACGACTTGCCGGATAGTCACCACCGCGGTTTCCTCGGCTGATATAGAAGCTCCGGCGAACTTTTTAAACCGGCGAAAGAATATGCCGCCGCAACGAGCTCCGCTCTATTAG